CCCGACTCCTCCACCGTCGACGGTAATCGGAGTTCTCGGCGTGTTGGAGCCGTTGTTACACGCGCTGAGGTCGGCGAGTGAGTGAATTCGGAATGACTCGGCGTTGGCGCTTAATAACCTCTCGTTGATACAGAGTAACCGAGTTAAGATGATTAAACTCAGAGTAGTTACAGTTCTGTTAAGTCTGTTACTGAATTCACAATCATATctcaagatttcaacaataccttTTTTAGCTGACGTATATGGTGATCAACCAGTGAAATGCAGTTGGGATAGTCATCGCTGATCAGATAGATATTTCCAAACAAATATTAGGACGATAATGGCAGGTCCTCCTCTATTAACTTAATTGTTTGAATTACTTAAGCTCTGCCAATTGTTTATTGGTGCGAGTTAGCGGGAGTGTTTATTATCTGTTGAACTTATTTGAATTTGAATTTCATTCCCCCAGTGTAATGTCATCCGCATACTCACAGGATCATCTAAAATATCAATTTACAAAATGCTATTAATGTATTAATGTTTTACTTGTGTTGTGTAATATGGCCAGGCGTGGGAGGGAAAACCAATTATGTTGCATCATAATGTGGTGATGAGTTTGGTGATGATATTGTGGAGAGTTGATTCTGAGTCGACTCAGGATAATTGTTTAGCGGCTTTGTACTCACTGAGTCAGGGGAATATGAGACTTAGGGGTTTAGCTTTAGAGTGTGAGGCTAGGGAGGTTTTTAGTAGATTTTGAGTGAGGTTTTTTTATAAAAAGGTGAGTCAACCCGGGAGAAAAAAGGCGAGGGTGATGTTGAGTGTTTTGAGAAGGAGGGAAGCTGAGCGGAGGTGGAGTAAAACTGTATAAGTGCGTATATTCAAATTCACATATGCCCGGAAAATTAGGTTTCCAGAATATGCCTGGAATATTGGAAAACGGAAATTTTCTGGTTTCcgatgaattttttttaaaactttttttaattaatttaaccGAAAGCGGTCgaattaaaaattttattttgacCATATACGGTTGAATTTAACTTTTGTGCGGGACTTTTAATTTTTCCaaaaaaatcaatattttgtgcgggattttcaaattttaattgaaaatttaaatttgaCCGCCTTTGGTCGAATTTGGACGGTTGAatttaagcggttgtatttaACCAGTCATAATTAGTCAGTcaaatttagttaaatacgaccgaaCTTCTAAATTCGACTCCTTTTTTTACAACCGATTCAAAATCGGTCGAAATTAAGTAAAATTGACCGCGCGCGGTCGAATTAAGCTAAATTCAACTGATTTTTTCtggtcgaatttagccttttttcttgtagtgaactTCAACATTATCTAGTTGAATTTAACACACGGGGCCTAAAAATTATCAATTACATTTGGTTGTTTTTTGGGAGGACTAAATCCAACAAGATTTGGTTGAATATAATATACAGACACATGGTAAGATAATATAATCAACGACAAGTGGttgaatttaaaaaattaaaattcaacgATTTTCGGTTGATTTTACCATCATTGGCGGGAAATTTTTTCCAGGCTGAAATTTAAATTTTGAAGTTCAAATTTTTTGAAATGACTAAATTTATTTTCATCTAGAGATGGTTGAAATAAGTCTCACTAAAATCAATGGGAAACAGTTGAATATAAACTTAAATTCAATCGGATTGCTAATTTCAACGGCCTTATGTTCAACGAAAAGGTTCCGGTTgaatttatattaaaatcaacCGCTTATGGTTGAAATTATTGTAAATTCAACCGGATTTTCTGGTTGATTTTAGCCGCTTTTACTGTAGTGTCTTTTGTTCTTCTTTATTGCTATTATACCTTAGCACCGTGTCTTCAaggcatctcatatctcctttgtagtcttgcaggaAATTACTCTATTTGACATCACATTGTCCAACCTATTGTGCAAAATATTCCTGACTTTAGCATCCATAAGCATTGCATATTTTCAAGATCTGACCACTTTGATCTTTCCTTGCTGACATAGTGTTCAAGAGCATCTAAAGTCATAGCAACAGTTTCCATAAGGTAAGGAGGTCCtattttgatgatatcaacatatgcATCATCAATAAATTCAGGGAACATCAgcatctttactctccatgtagagtaatcaaCTTTCTTCATGATGGGAACTTttatgctttcatacttacttctaGACATCTTGACCTTTGCAAATTAACCGTTTAATTTGACCACTCTGATACCACCTGTttcccagtaaagtaattgttgGGGGGGGgtggatacaattactaaacaaattgcttcattatgaaagtaaagtaagaataGGTGAATCAAATAACAATTTATATTGATCGTTAATAAGCTGTTaaaaaactctctcaagaacaatattcttaagagcttctaggttatgcaAATACTCGAGTTAAGCACCACACATAAAGTGTTgacctattctgtgtttataaACTACACACCCTTTAATCAatcctctatcaattacaagatatattacagtataattctaacactttctatacatatctaaatcaactacgatcctataaatcagtcTGATTTATCTCACTGTccttatcatccaagtcattctcaacggATAGCCTGATCAACGGATATATGATGTAGCTTCAATGAATAATCATTtttatatatcaacggatgactaaaGATTGTCACCGGATGATAATGAAGCTTCCAACGGATTATCATATCACAATAGTTGATCATATTCTGATTGTTAGATAGATCCTGATTCTCAACATATCCAATTCTCAAGAGTTCTaaaacttttaaaattatttaaatccCCATATTTGTTCTTCAAAAAATACACCCACATAACTCTGCTAAAATTATCCACACCCAGTAAGAAATATCTTTTTCTGCCTATAGTTGTTGGAGTAATTGGTCCACACAAGTCGGCATAAATAAAATCTAGCATGCTTCGCACTAAACTAAGTTTGTGAAGGAAAAGGCCGTCTAGTTTGCTTAGACATCATACATCTAGCACACACATTCTTTGGCTAAACTACTTTCGGAAAGCCATACACCATGCTATTTTTTAACATTAATCCCAATGCTTGATAATATATTGACCCAATCATGTAACTATAATTTAGATATATCATCAGACTTAGAAAGAAAAAAAGGGTTTACTTGTTTCAGTAATGGGTATATATAGCCGATTTAAAGAGCATTTCACTTTCATGAGAAATTTTCTTGATCATAGAACACCCACAAAAATATAACCTTTAGAACACTCTATTTCCGTTCTGTGACAATTGGCCAATACTTATTCTAGTGCTGCATAATGATGGAATATAGTAAACCTCATGCAACGTACGCTCCTCTCCATTTCTCCACTTGAACATAATCAATGCTTTACcctcaatttttaattttaaaacaTCTCCGAATCTTACTTGACCAATCATGCCTTTATCCAACTCTACTAATTTTGGATTTGGACCGTTCATGTGATTACTTGCTCTATTATTCAAATACCACAAATTAGACTCTCCTTGCTTTTCTTCTCTGACATTCATCAACTTTGGCACTAAGGTTCATTCATTCAGCATCATTTTTTTGACATCTTCTGTTTCAAGTTTAGCCAGTAATAAAGCTGGCTCTTCATCCTCAACTTGTGCAATATTCGCTTCATGGTTTTGGTCCCTGAACCTTCGAGACTTTCGATAATCTGCTGCAATATATCCAAAAGTATTGTAGTTGTACCACATGATCCCGCTTTTTTCACGCCCTCGTCCCTTATAATTTGATGAGCCTTCAACTATCTTTATATTTTGCTTCATCCATTCTTCTATCATATACAACAACTTTCCTTCACTTAGTTCACACTTTTTATGCTCCTCTTCTGTGAGTAATAATTTTCCGCTCTATTTTTCCTCTTGCCCTTGTACTCGTTCTTCATGTGCCTTCAATGAACCTACAACTTCCTCTACTGTCATAGTTTCAAGATCTCCAAATTGTTCCAATATTAATGTAACTTGATAGAACTTAGCAGGCACCACACGAAGCAATTTCTTCACTAAATAGGCTTCTTCTATAGACTCTTCAAGGGCTCGAATGTTTGTAACGAGCCCATTCAACTTTATACTAAAGTCGTCCAATACCTCATTGTCTTTCATGACTAAGGATTCGAACTCTGTCTTCAAGGTTTGAACTTTTGCTTTCTTGATTTTGTCAGCCCCCTGACATAAGGTTTTTATAACGTCCCATGCTTTTTTGGCCGTATTCTTCTCAGCAAGAGTCAGCAACATATGCTATGGAATCCCTTGCTAAATCATGGCAAGTGCAAttttgttctttctttcttgaaGAGTAGCATTTGGGTCTTTAGTTTCCACGGCTTCCCATAACTCATGAGCTTGCGTAAAGACCTTCATCTTCAATGACCAAGTAGTATAATTACTCATGTCTAACATTGGGTAACTCAGCCCAACAACACCATTGTTGCTCTTGTTTCccttcattattggtatgactgctagatccttcttctctttcttcccctgagtttgtgctatcaaattcaggtgtttgagatgagcttctatttccatggttttcttattcagtagactcttcatttGTCTTCtattgtgcatcaacttcatcttccccataAGAATCACTATCAAATTTGAGGTTTTCAAttacaagggcttcagcttcattatcatcaaggcattccaagcctggacaattgtcatcatcaaaactcacatatgtgctttccataatcttcttttggtcaatcacataaactttgaaggctgttctttccaatgaatatcccagaaaaattgcttcaaagacttttgagtcaaattttcccacattcagagttgtctttcaaattataacatttgcttccaaacacatgaagatgttttacagtaggctttcttttagacatgattgagtaaggtgattctccatgtgccttgttaataatatatctgttctgagtgtaacatgcagtgttaatagcctcttcccagaaacttattggtaacttggcatcttgtagcattgttctagcagcttcagctaaggttctgttctttctttcaactactccattttgttgaggtgttctaggagctgagaattcttgaataatgcctttacttttgcagaattcactcaatgttgtaTTTCTAAATTCTGTTctattatcacttctcaatctttttacacaattatgatcttcagcctatttttctatcttcttgatgtgttcaattatgatgtgtggagtttcatccttaaagtgcatgaactctacccaagtgtatcttgagaaatcatccaccatcacatgtgcatatttgttccttgaaattgataggACATTTAccggcccaaacaagtccatatgaataAGCTGCAATGGTGCACTTTTATAGTTCACattttttgacttgtgacttgatcttttcattttccctttctgacaagcttcacagacttcaacttgagccAATCTAGTTTAGGCAGGTCTATTACTAACTCTTTTTTGATCAAGGTGTAAATTTCCTtcaaattcaagtgagacagattcttatgccatagcttgctttactcttctgatgccttggtgtagaagcaaaaaAATTCATCCTTgtttgttgagtctaagtctgcaataaataagctgcctttccttgctcctttcagagcaacttcaccagatttcttgctgataaaagtgcattcttctttattgaataaaacttcaaagcctttgtctgcaaattggctaacactgagaagattcacttcaagactagctaccagtgctacattatcaatgacaacatttcagAAACaatttttccatatcccattgtgaatcctttgctgttgtcgCCAAAGGTCACtaaagggccagctttctcctcaaactgtgatagtagggctttatcacctgtcatatgcctagaacatccactatctatgatccagatgactttcttcacttttccctacacacaatgagttttaagtgtgtttagcaagCCAAGCAGTGTTcggtactttcttcttgttaactgatttaacagAAGTAGGATGAGTAGTTTCaaataaaatagagttcattgactattgagcattttccctttctattgtagacccaatttttatttctttgaggtctactctcattATTATCACTTTATGGCTAACGATCAACCCCTCGTTCTTAGTACTCGAGGTTGAGCGATTATTTTAAGATCTTGGGATTTGGAAAATGCCTATATGAACATGTCGTCTACACCAAACATGAAGGAGAAGAAAcaataataattgaaatttacGTAGATGACTTGTTAATCGCGGGTATGAGCACATTAGTCATTAACAGGTTTAAAAGGTGGATGAATGCAGAGTCTGATATTAGTGACATAGGAAAGCCGGCCTAAATATGGGTATTGAGGTAAATCATAAGAGTGAGTTTATTGAGCTAAATCAGGTTTCCTATTATATTACATCAAAATGCTATTAATGAGAATCAAGTATTTCACGCACGAAGTAAACACTGAACGCGAGGAAATTGTACTTTTACATATGAGGACGGAGGAGCGATGTGCAGATCTCTTAACAAAGAAAATGTTTCAAATGATCTTTTTTTTGTAAATTGGTTTTCCTATAATGAATCAATTAATGAAAATATAGGATATAGCTTACTCTGATTCCAATTGACGTGACATAAAAATATAAGAGGTAAGTGTTAAACCGCGCAAAGACTCCTATA
This genomic interval from Apium graveolens cultivar Ventura chromosome 8, ASM990537v1, whole genome shotgun sequence contains the following:
- the LOC141679285 gene encoding uncharacterized protein LOC141679285; amino-acid sequence: MLLTLAEKNTAKKAWDVIKTLCQGADKIKKAKVQTLKTEFESLVMKDNEVLDDFSIKLNGLVTNIRALEESIEEAYLVKKLLRVVPAKFYQVTLILEQFGDLETMTVEEVVGSLKAHEERVQGQEEK